The Candidatus Binataceae bacterium genome contains the following window.
GCCTGACCGCCCAATGCTCATCGACGCTGATGGTCTGAATGCGCTCGCGTCAATCGGATGCGAAAAGGCTGCAGCGGCTCGGGGTCAGCTGGTCCTGACCCCGCATCCAGGCGAGATGGCGCGTCTCCTGAAGATCAGCACCGCGGCGGTGAACGCGGATCGTATCTCCGCAGCACGAACCTTGGCACAGAGAACTGGTGGGTGCGTGCTGCTTAAAGGTGCCCGATCGGTAATTGCGGATGCCGCCGGCGTGGTTTGCGTCAACTCGAGCGGGAACCCCGGTATGGCTACGCCCGGCATGGGGGATGCCCTCTCCGGGATTGTGGGTGCCTTGATGTCGCGACAAATGACGACCTTCGATGCTTTGACCCTTGGCGTGTTCCTGCACGGCTACGCGGCAGATCGCGTCGCTGCCCGTCGAGGGAGGGTGGGGTACCTGGCGGGCGATCTAATTGAGGAACTCCCCTCGGCGATGGAAGCCCTGAGCGCTGCTGAGTCGCGCGAACCGGGGATATAGAATGTGTCTATGAGCCCCACGCGACGCGAACCTGGGGTCACTGCTTCGGCAATTTTCGTAATCGAAAGTAAGTCGGCCCACGAGACTAAAGCATGGGGACGGCGGCTCGCATCGCTGCTCGAAGGCGGAGAACTGCTCGGGTTGATCGGCGACCTGGGTGCCGGCAAGACGTGCTTCATCAAGGGCATGGCCCGGGGTCTCGCCCTTCGCGAAGAGGACATCCTGAGCCCGAGCTTTACGCTTATTCAGGAGCACCACGGACGCTTGCCCCTTTTCCACATCGACCTCTATCGGCTCGACGCGGCTAGCCTCGAGGATCTGGGACTGCGCGAATACCTGTTTTCCGCCGGCATCGCCGCGGTCGAATGGTTTGAGCGTCTGCGCGAGGCAGAAGACCTGGATTTCCTCGCGGTCCGAATCAGCTACGCGGGTGCCAATGCGCGGCGCATCGAATTCAGCGCCACCGGCGAGCGCCACGCCGCGCTGATCGCGCGCCTGCGCAGCCATTTCGAATAAAGGTGTTCCTCGGTATCGGTAAGCACGGGAGGGCAGGCCGCGGGTCTCCCTGGGTTGGGTGCGCGACTAGCTTCCGCTGTTCAGAATTGAATCCAGAAACTCTGTGGTGCGCAGCTTTCGATCAAGGATCGAGTTCAGAAAGCGCGCGATGGCCAGCGCGCCATCGGCTCCGGCGGGAGTCGTGCCGCTGACCTGGTCGAGCGCCATCACACCGAGTCTGGATAGCGCCGCAGCGCTTTCCATCCGCAGCCGGAGAGCGGCTTCGGGAACGCCGCTGCGACAGCGTGCGCAAACCACTCCTCCGCGCCCGACCACAAAGTAGACCGCCTCGGTATCCGCTTGGTTCGCGCATACCCGGCATTGTGCAAACTCAAGTCCGAAACCCGCCCATCGTAACGCACGCAGCTCGAACGCCTGTCTTA
Protein-coding sequences here:
- the tsaE gene encoding tRNA (adenosine(37)-N6)-threonylcarbamoyltransferase complex ATPase subunit type 1 TsaE, which produces MSPTRREPGVTASAIFVIESKSAHETKAWGRRLASLLEGGELLGLIGDLGAGKTCFIKGMARGLALREEDILSPSFTLIQEHHGRLPLFHIDLYRLDAASLEDLGLREYLFSAGIAAVEWFERLREAEDLDFLAVRISYAGANARRIEFSATGERHAALIARLRSHFE